In Phycisphaerae bacterium, a single window of DNA contains:
- a CDS encoding cobalamin-dependent protein (Presence of a B(12) (cobalamin)-binding domain implies dependence on cobalamin itself, in one of its several forms, or in some unusual lineages, dependence on a cobalamin-like analog.) has product MSKTKYPPRVLLAKIGLDGHDRGVKVLARSFRDAGIEVIYTGLWQTCEATMHAALQEDVDVVGVSLLSAAHMTVMPEMLRYRKEMGIEHIPVVLGGIVPEADHPKLLEMGLAAVFNPGSSVDSIIVKLRELAAGHASARIGDVRTGYEQGDMRALAKIITAIQRGDALDGWDPPTGNARVIGITGAPGVGKSSFIGRLAKRLRLRDRRVAVLAIDPSSPITGGALLGDRLRMMSGEPDYGLFIRSLSSGGGAGGLSPAAPAVLKVLDGFGFDFILVETVGAGQGDVSVRELVDHTLLLLMPDSGDSVQFSKAGIVEIANAFVINKCDLPGADSTHAQLLSSVGEDRPIWKASTIRDEGIDAVADWVAALQ; this is encoded by the coding sequence ATGAGCAAGACGAAATATCCCCCCCGCGTGCTTCTGGCCAAGATCGGGCTCGACGGGCACGATCGCGGTGTCAAGGTTCTGGCACGATCGTTCCGGGACGCGGGTATTGAAGTCATCTACACGGGACTCTGGCAAACCTGCGAGGCGACGATGCACGCCGCGTTGCAGGAAGACGTGGATGTGGTCGGCGTGAGCCTGCTCTCGGCCGCGCACATGACGGTCATGCCGGAGATGCTCCGTTACCGCAAGGAGATGGGAATCGAGCACATTCCCGTCGTGTTGGGCGGCATCGTGCCCGAAGCCGATCATCCCAAGCTGTTGGAAATGGGACTGGCGGCGGTGTTCAACCCGGGTTCGTCGGTCGATTCGATCATCGTCAAGCTGCGCGAACTCGCCGCCGGGCATGCCTCGGCCAGGATCGGCGACGTTCGCACGGGCTATGAACAAGGCGATATGCGCGCCTTGGCCAAAATCATCACCGCGATCCAGCGGGGGGACGCGCTCGATGGTTGGGACCCGCCCACGGGGAACGCCCGCGTCATCGGTATCACCGGGGCCCCGGGCGTGGGCAAGAGCTCGTTCATCGGACGTCTGGCCAAGCGATTACGCCTGCGTGACAGACGTGTGGCCGTCCTGGCCATCGATCCCAGCAGCCCGATCACGGGCGGCGCGCTCCTGGGCGATCGCCTGCGGATGATGAGCGGCGAGCCGGACTACGGCCTGTTCATTCGCAGCCTGTCGTCGGGTGGTGGTGCCGGGGGTTTGTCACCTGCGGCGCCGGCGGTGCTCAAGGTCCTGGACGGATTCGGTTTCGATTTCATTCTGGTGGAGACCGTCGGCGCGGGGCAGGGCGACGTTTCCGTGCGCGAACTCGTGGATCACACGCTGCTGCTGCTCATGCCCGACTCGGGTGATTCGGTGCAGTTCTCCAAGGCCGGCATCGTGGAAATCGCCAATGCCTTCGTGATCAACAAGTGTGACCTGCCCGGGGCGGATTCCACGCACGCTCAGCTCCTCAGTTCCGTCGGCGAGGACCGTCCCATCTGGAAAGCCAGCACCATCCGCGACGAAGGCATCGACGCCGTGGCCGACTGGGTGGCGGCGCTGCAATAA
- a CDS encoding 3-hydroxybutyryl-CoA dehydrogenase, with protein sequence MAAKSMAVLGAGTMGRGIAQVFAQAGYDVAMFDVFPAALEDATKQIGKMLDRAVEKGKMAADDAKAAKGRIKTFGSIAEIGKHALIVEAATERLDVKIDLLQKAQEHVAADGILASNTSSISITQLAAKTKAPERFIGMHFFNPVPLMQLVEVVRGLQTNDETCKRTIELAKAVGKTPVECNDSPGFVSNRVLMPMINEAVFTLQEGVGTPQAIDDIMKLGMNHPMGPLALADLIGLDVCLDILEVLHRDLGEDRYRPCPLLRKYVMAGRLGRKTKQGFYNYE encoded by the coding sequence ATGGCAGCGAAATCGATGGCCGTTCTGGGCGCGGGGACGATGGGGCGGGGGATCGCCCAGGTCTTCGCCCAGGCGGGGTACGACGTGGCGATGTTCGACGTGTTTCCCGCGGCACTGGAGGACGCGACCAAGCAGATCGGCAAGATGCTGGATCGCGCCGTCGAGAAGGGCAAGATGGCCGCGGATGACGCCAAGGCCGCCAAGGGGCGGATCAAGACCTTTGGCAGCATCGCCGAGATCGGCAAGCACGCGCTGATCGTCGAGGCAGCGACGGAGCGGCTCGACGTCAAGATCGACCTGCTCCAAAAGGCCCAGGAGCACGTCGCGGCCGACGGCATCCTGGCCAGCAACACCAGCAGCATCAGCATCACGCAACTGGCGGCCAAGACCAAGGCGCCGGAGCGGTTCATCGGCATGCACTTTTTCAATCCCGTTCCGCTCATGCAGCTTGTCGAGGTTGTGCGCGGCTTGCAGACCAACGACGAGACCTGCAAGCGGACCATCGAACTGGCCAAGGCCGTGGGCAAGACGCCGGTGGAGTGCAATGACAGCCCGGGGTTTGTCTCGAATCGCGTGCTGATGCCGATGATCAACGAGGCCGTGTTCACGCTCCAGGAAGGCGTGGGCACGCCGCAGGCCATCGACGACATCATGAAGCTGGGCATGAATCATCCGATGGGACCGCTGGCACTGGCCGACCTGATCGGACTGGACGTGTGCCTGGATATTCTGGAAGTGCTGCATCGCGACCTGGGCGAGGACCGCTATCGGCCGTGCCCGTTGCTGCGGAAGTACGTGATGGCCGGTCGGCTGGGACGCAAGACCAAGCAGGGGTTCTATAATTATGAGTGA
- a CDS encoding methylmalonyl-CoA mutase, giving the protein MSVQPYEGRKAKSGTPKEPPCAGPDDLNGFDPVLALGDPGSFPFTRGIHRTMYGGRLWTMRQFAGFGSADDTNQRFKYLLSHGQTGLSTAFDLPTLMGRDSDDPLSLGEVGRCGVAISSLADMRRLFVGINLAEVSTSMTINAPAAILLAFYICVAEEQGVSPDKLRGTLQNDILKEFHAQNEYVFPPRPSVNLVIDTIEYCTHHMPQWNTVSISGYHIREAGATAAQELAFTLADGVCYTKKSIERGLDVDAFAQRLSFFFDVHNDFFEEIAKLRASRRIWSKLMRDRFHAQQERSWMLRMHCQTAGVTLTEQQPMNNLIRVAYQALAAVLGGTQSLHTNSMDETLALPSELAAKLALRTQQILAHETHVTQAVDPLGGSYFVEKMTNEIEEEAWAILDEIDAMGGVLAAVDRGYFRRCITESAQAEQRRIDQGEQKVVGVTDFVEKGPVDIPILQITQETEDVQVAGLKELKRTRDAGRHAAALDRLREDARKGVNVMPALIDAAKADATVGEMMDTMKGVFGAYDGGPEW; this is encoded by the coding sequence ATGAGCGTACAACCGTACGAGGGCCGGAAAGCAAAGTCGGGCACACCGAAGGAGCCGCCATGCGCGGGGCCGGATGACCTGAACGGATTCGACCCGGTGCTGGCGCTGGGGGATCCGGGGTCGTTTCCGTTCACGCGGGGTATCCACCGGACGATGTACGGCGGGCGCTTGTGGACCATGCGGCAGTTCGCCGGGTTCGGCTCGGCCGACGACACGAATCAGCGCTTCAAGTATCTGCTCAGCCACGGGCAGACGGGTCTCAGCACCGCGTTCGACCTGCCCACGCTGATGGGGCGGGATAGTGACGATCCTTTGTCACTGGGTGAAGTGGGGCGCTGCGGGGTGGCGATTTCCTCGCTGGCGGACATGCGGCGGCTGTTCGTGGGGATCAATCTGGCCGAAGTCAGCACGAGCATGACGATCAACGCACCGGCCGCGATCCTGCTGGCGTTCTACATCTGCGTCGCCGAGGAGCAGGGTGTTTCGCCGGACAAGCTCCGCGGTACGTTGCAGAATGACATCCTGAAGGAGTTTCACGCTCAGAACGAGTATGTTTTCCCGCCCCGGCCCAGCGTCAACCTGGTAATTGACACCATCGAGTATTGCACGCACCACATGCCGCAGTGGAACACGGTGAGCATCAGCGGGTACCACATTCGTGAGGCCGGTGCGACCGCGGCGCAGGAGCTGGCATTCACGCTGGCCGACGGCGTCTGCTACACGAAGAAGTCCATCGAGCGGGGGCTCGACGTGGATGCCTTTGCCCAGCGGCTGAGCTTTTTCTTTGACGTGCATAACGACTTCTTTGAGGAGATTGCCAAGCTGCGGGCTTCGCGGCGCATCTGGTCGAAGCTCATGCGCGACCGTTTCCACGCGCAGCAGGAGCGGAGCTGGATGTTGCGGATGCACTGCCAGACGGCGGGCGTGACGCTTACCGAGCAGCAGCCGATGAACAACCTGATCCGCGTGGCGTACCAGGCGCTGGCCGCGGTGCTGGGCGGGACGCAGTCGCTTCATACCAACAGCATGGACGAAACGCTGGCGCTGCCGTCGGAACTGGCGGCCAAGCTTGCCCTGCGCACGCAGCAGATCCTCGCACACGAGACCCATGTGACGCAGGCGGTCGATCCCCTGGGTGGAAGCTACTTTGTGGAGAAAATGACGAACGAGATCGAAGAGGAAGCGTGGGCGATTCTCGACGAGATCGATGCCATGGGCGGGGTGCTTGCGGCGGTCGATCGCGGCTACTTCCGGCGCTGCATCACGGAATCCGCCCAGGCGGAGCAGCGGCGTATCGACCAGGGCGAACAGAAAGTCGTGGGCGTGACGGATTTTGTCGAGAAGGGCCCGGTGGATATTCCCATTCTCCAGATCACGCAGGAGACGGAAGACGTCCAGGTGGCCGGGCTCAAGGAGCTCAAGCGAACGCGCGACGCCGGGCGGCACGCTGCGGCGCTGGATCGCCTGCGTGAGGACGCACGGAAGGGCGTCAACGTCATGCCCGCGCTGATCGACGCCGCCAAGGCCGACGCCACGGTGGGAGAGATGATGGACACGATGAAGGGAGTCTTCGGGGCCTACGACGGCGGACCGGAATGGTAA
- a CDS encoding enoyl-CoA hydratase/isomerase family protein has product MSDTQVRLHVDGPQATVTFHTASGVNILAPDVLDRFSAALKEVAGSKGVRWTVIAAEGKVFVAGADIKVMSAFTPDQAKGYAEKGHAVLDQVAELPSITVAAINGAALGGGLELSLACDFRIAVKSAKLGLPETSLGLIPGWEGIQRLAALIGPARAKRLFLSALPVSAEEGLSFGLVDDVVNAPEDLPPRVVAFCKSFKRGSPAAVALAKRALRSDDDITAFADCFRGPESREGMTAFVEKRPAKWME; this is encoded by the coding sequence ATGAGTGACACGCAGGTTCGGCTCCATGTCGACGGCCCGCAGGCCACGGTTACCTTTCACACGGCGAGCGGCGTGAATATTCTCGCGCCGGATGTGCTGGATCGATTCAGCGCGGCGCTGAAGGAAGTTGCCGGAAGCAAGGGCGTACGCTGGACGGTGATCGCGGCAGAAGGCAAGGTCTTTGTCGCCGGGGCGGACATCAAGGTGATGTCCGCGTTTACGCCGGATCAAGCCAAGGGCTATGCAGAAAAGGGCCACGCGGTGCTCGACCAGGTGGCGGAGCTGCCGTCGATCACGGTGGCGGCCATTAACGGCGCCGCGCTGGGCGGTGGGTTGGAGCTGTCGCTTGCCTGCGATTTCCGAATCGCGGTGAAGTCTGCTAAGCTGGGACTGCCGGAAACGTCGCTTGGACTGATTCCCGGGTGGGAGGGCATTCAGCGACTGGCGGCGCTGATCGGGCCTGCCCGTGCAAAGCGCCTCTTTCTCAGCGCGCTGCCCGTGTCGGCCGAAGAGGGGCTGTCTTTCGGGCTGGTGGATGACGTCGTCAACGCCCCGGAAGATCTTCCGCCTCGCGTGGTGGCGTTCTGCAAGTCGTTCAAGAGGGGATCGCCGGCGGCGGTGGCGCTGGCCAAACGGGCGCTGCGCAGCGACGACGATATCACGGCATTCGCCGACTGTTTCCGTGGGCCGGAGAGTCGCGAGGGCATGACGGCGTTCGTGGAGAAACGCCCCGCGAAGTGGATGGAGTGA